In Carettochelys insculpta isolate YL-2023 chromosome 11, ASM3395843v1, whole genome shotgun sequence, a genomic segment contains:
- the SLC25A20 gene encoding mitochondrial carnitine/acylcarnitine carrier protein, with the protein MRSTPQPGRTGCPPGGSADPARLRQAGPPESQRAVRRGTGVKVSASVGAAAAMPKEPQPISPVKNFFAGGFGGVCLVFVGHPLDTVKVRLQTQPKPQPGQPPLYSGTFDCFRRTLVREGVRGLYKGMAAPIIGVTPMFAVCFFGFGLGKKLQQRNPDDILTYPQVFAAGMLSGVFTTAIMAPGERIKCLLQIQAASGESKYAGPIDCAKQLYREAGIRGIYKGTVLTLMRDVPASGMYFMTYEWLKNILTPEGKSVSDLSVPRILFAGGMAGIFNWAVAIPPDVLKSRFQTAGPGKYPNGFRDVLRELIREEGVSSLYKGFTAVMIRAFPANAACFLGFEVAMKFLNWLAPSF; encoded by the exons ATGCGCAGCACGCCCCAGCCGGGGCGAACGGGCTGCCCCCCTGGCGGGAGCGCAGACCCCGCGCGGCTCCGGCAGGCCGGTCCTCCAGAGTCCCAGCGTGCCGTGCGGCGCGGCACTGGGGTAAAGGTCAGCGCTAGCGTGGGCGCCGCCGCAGCCATGCCGAAGGAGCCGCAGCCCATTAGCCCCGTGAAGAACTTCTTCGCGGGCGGCTTCGGTGGCGTCTGCCTGGTCTTCGTGGGGCACCCGCTGGACACCGTCAAG GTCAGACTACAGACTCAACCAAAACCTCAGCCTGGGCAGCCTCCACTTTATTCTGGGACCTTCGACTGTTTCAGAAGGACTCTTGTTCGAGAG GGAGTCCGAGGCTTGTATAAAGGAATGGCAGCTCCAATTATTGGAGTGACTCCTATGTTTGCTGTGTGCTTCTTTGGATTTGGTTTGGGGAAAAAGCTCCAGCAGAGGAACCCTGATGACATTCTGAC ATATCCCCAGGTGTTTGCTGCTGGCATGTTGTCTGGAGTGTTCACAACTGCAATCATGGCTCCAGGAGAGAGGATCAAGTGCCTTTTGCAG ATCCAGGCTGCTTCAGGTGAAAGTAAATATGCTGGCCCAATTGACTGTGCAAAACAATTGTACCGAGAGGCTGGAATTCGAGGTATATACAAGGGAACTGTGCTCACCCTCATGAGAG ATGTTCCAGCCAGTGGAATGTACTTCATGACGTATGAATGGCTGAAAAACATTCTGACCCCTGAGGGGAAGAG TGTCAGTGACCTCAGCGTGCCCAGAATCCTCTTTGCTGGGGGCATGGCAGGGATCTTCAACTGGGCTGTTGCTATTCCTCCGGATGTGCTGAAATCCCGCTTCCAGACTG CTGGTCCAGGGAAGTATCCCAATGGCTTTAGGGATGTGCTGAGGGAGCTTATCCGAGAGGAAGGCGTCTCATCCCTGTACAAAGGGTTCACAGCTGTTATGATCCGGGCCTTTCCTGCTAATGCA GCCTGTTTCCTTGGTTTTGAAGTTGCCATGAAGTTCCTTAACTGGCTTGCACCAAGTTTTTGA